The window CACAAATTATCCTGTGGAGgctgttaagaataaatatggGGTAATTGAAGTTTCATTCAACCAACGTTTGCCCGATGTAAGAATTGCCACATCATTTTTCTACAAGGATGGGAAAGGAAACTGATCACCACATCATCTGATACGGGGTTGATACGTAACCAATATTCCATAGGCAATATGGTTTCAGATCCATTGACGAAAAAGTGAAATGAGGATTATGCCTCAATAATCGTCAAACTCAAACGATTACTGATGAACATTTCAAATTAACTTTCATTTACACCACCAATGTAtagatttttgaaatattttccaaagcGGAGGAATGGAAAGGACGCCACAAACTATCTTTAGATCGACGTGCACTTGATTTCATATCATGCATGAGATAATATTGAAGATACGACTATTAACTTGTACTTATTCACCCCTCTCTATTCTTGCACTAAAGAAAGCGTCGTCAATCGATGAGAATTTTGCAGCAGAAGTCATTTTATTTCCCTCACCAACTCGAGTTACGTCACCACAACCATCGTGTTGAGAATTGAATGAAGGTAGAAAATGAATAACTAGAAGTTGCACTTCCTCACTTCCTTCTTGAAGAAGCGTGAAATGATCCAATCCCCAGTGGGCATAATAGTTTGGGATAAAGGTGGCATCAGATGCAATTGCATGCGGAAACAGATGATGGTATAGGTGCTGAGACAGAATAAGGCCAATAGTTTGGGATAATGTAACACAGGTACTTTGCCGTGACAGTCTTTTAAACAATGGATCTGTGATGTTGTTTGACCTATTTTTCCTGCGAGGTTGTTGacgaagaaaaaggaaaatgaaaattcaaaggcactaatgcaaattctctccctctctctctctctctctctgttttttttttttttttgggccggGGGAGCAAGAGAGTGTACTGCAGCTGTATTGCAATTTGCAGCAGCATTCCACTGTCCCTTCGTCGATAAGGTGGATCTGTGATGGTGGAGCATGGATGTTTCCACCACAGCCAATTGGCAATTTTGAAGGAAAGCAGGACAGTACCAGCCGTTGGATTCATATCCAGAAGAGGACAAACCAAATTACAAGTGTAAGCGTCGTGGACCGTCAGATCCATCCCTATCCAAATTCGCCACCACTTCATTTAATTCCATATTGTTTTCCTTCCCCGCGCGTCACAATCGACCATCAATTCCCTCCGTAATCCAAATCCCAGTCAAATATAGTTTATTCTTTTCCACCACGTCCCCAATTCTCGCCCTCCGGACCAGCCACGTCACAAAATAAAACTCGGCAAGCAGCCCTCCAGCGAATTACAAAACTACCCTTCTTCAAGGGTACAAAAGCCCGGGGGGGGGGCGGTTCGCTTCCTAGTTGCGCCTTACTTCCACCGGTTCTTTTGCATTTTCGGACTCGTTTTTATTTTTGCCCTAGATAGAACCAAGCTGCGAGAATGTCTGCACCGGGAAGCGGCGCTGGCGGCGCTGGAGATGAAGATAAGAAGCCGACGGACCAAGTTGCTCACATTAATCTCAAGGTCAAGGGTCAGGTAACCGTATTAATTTGACTCTTACCTTTTTTTATGGTCGTATTCCTGATTTTCCCTCATAATTCCTGTatcctttttatcttttttataGTGCATTTACCCTGATGTCATGCTTCTTCTTTTCCGCCTCTGTCCGTAGATATGTCTgtttgttccttttcttttctttgagaaTGCGTTTTCCTGAATTTCAAGTCTCAGAATCTGTGCATGATCTGTCGGTGAACGAAATACAGTAATTTGTTCATTAGCTTTATTTTTGGTGCCTTTTGCTCTTAAAAGTATATCTTCATTGATCAGGAAACGTTTGGTTTGATCGCATGTAAAATCATTGGGCAATAATATTGGTTTTATTGCCTTTTTGTTCCCCTTCCTTTTGGGTGTTGGTAATCTTTGGGGTGTACATGAAATTGTTAGCGTCGGGAATGTGATCAACCTGCATGGGTTGTGAAAGGAATTTCCATTGTGAAGCCTTGTGTTGTCTGCATACTTTCTTCTCGGGTGTTGTGGTTGAAGAGGATGACCTTTTATTGACTCATATATTCtacttatcaaaaaaaaaaaagagatcgaGTTCCAAATTGTTTCTTAAACTAGCAGGTGGATCCAATAAAAAGCTTTCTTTAAAAAGTTGGGTAAACTAACTgtaatttgattaatttatCTAAGTATTTCAGTTCTTACCATCTTTGCCCTGGTATCTAAGTTGTATAAACTAACTGTAATTTGGTAAATTTATCTAAGTATTTCAGTTCTTACCATCTTTGGCCTGGTGTCTAATTTGCTGCTCTGATTAGGCTTGAATGAGTAATCTTGAAAATTAATTTGAGAGATTAGTTTGCCTCACTCAGGCTGGTGCTGAAAGGCCTTTATTGGAGGGTTGTAATTATTCTTCTCTGTAGctatccttttatttttaatttttttagtgCATTAGTTCCTACCAGTTTGTGTCTCTGACTTGTCGGTGAACTCTCTTTTCGATCTGTTTTATTGCTTGCTCATAGACATTGTTTCTTTGCTGGCATTGTTTGTTTGCTAGGATGGTAACGAAGTTTTCTTTCGGATCAAGCGCAGCACTCAGTTACGCAAGCTTATGACTGCTTACTGTGATAGACAGTCAGTTGATCTGAACTCGATTGCATTCTTATTTGATGGTCGCAGGCTTCGGGGAGAGCAAACCCCAGATGAGGTAAATTACTTGTGTGATTATCCAATACTTTTCTATGGTATTAATACTCTTCGTCTTATCTTttaatctggaaatttctgcTTCTCTTTGCATTTTGGAATAGCTGGAAATGGAGGATGGTGATGAGATAGATGCCATGCTACATCAAACTGGAGGAGCATAAGCATGATTGTAATTAGTAATATATGGTTTCCTGGATATACTTGTACCTGCGGTGAAAGGAAACCTTTAGTTATTGCTGTTTGCTCTAGTTGGAAGTATCATAAAGTGAATTAGGAATTATGGCCTTAACTTTGCTATCATTAGCATcctgttatttattttttaggtgactcctCTC is drawn from Coffea arabica cultivar ET-39 chromosome 1c, Coffea Arabica ET-39 HiFi, whole genome shotgun sequence and contains these coding sequences:
- the LOC113713768 gene encoding small ubiquitin-related modifier 1, with amino-acid sequence MSAPGSGAGGAGDEDKKPTDQVAHINLKVKGQDGNEVFFRIKRSTQLRKLMTAYCDRQSVDLNSIAFLFDGRRLRGEQTPDELEMEDGDEIDAMLHQTGGA